In Thermodesulfovibrionia bacterium, one DNA window encodes the following:
- a CDS encoding AmpG family muropeptide MFS transporter, whose amino-acid sequence MKNKLSLFKVMLSRRMLVSLIMGFACGLPLLLTMTVLQAWMKEAGVDLTVIGIMSLVGLPYTLKFIWAPFLDRFTLPFLGRRRGWLLIAQIALIFSIAGLGFTDPAKSPWLVAFAAFVVTFFSASQDIVVDAYRREDMADEELGLGSSLYVNGYRVGMLLASGGGLIMADHISFSWVYMIMAACMLPGVITTLITPEPANPMGTPKNMRDAVLNPLIEYFSREGALWILAFILFYKLGDTMASAMTTPFYLDIGFSKTEIGTIVKLFGFWATIIGSLIGGITMLRLGINRSLWIFGFFQAISTAGFALLAQIGHSLPALAGVIVFENLSGGMGTAAYVAFMGSITNKKFTATQYALLSSLMGVPRVIASAPTGYLAKYMGWELFFIACTLIAIPGMLLLLKFAPWSPNESVKTV is encoded by the coding sequence ATGAAAAATAAGCTCTCGTTATTTAAAGTGATGCTGAGCCGTCGCATGCTTGTTTCATTGATCATGGGCTTTGCCTGCGGGCTGCCGCTGCTTCTTACTATGACGGTTCTGCAGGCATGGATGAAGGAAGCCGGAGTGGATCTGACGGTTATCGGCATTATGTCACTTGTCGGCCTTCCATACACCCTCAAATTTATATGGGCACCTTTCCTTGACCGGTTCACCCTTCCTTTTCTGGGACGCAGAAGGGGATGGCTGCTCATAGCTCAGATAGCATTGATCTTTTCAATCGCCGGGCTTGGGTTTACCGACCCTGCTAAGAGTCCATGGCTGGTTGCTTTTGCAGCTTTTGTCGTCACATTCTTCAGCGCTTCACAGGATATTGTCGTGGATGCCTATCGCAGAGAGGACATGGCTGACGAAGAACTTGGATTAGGCTCTTCACTTTATGTGAACGGCTACCGTGTCGGTATGCTCCTTGCCTCTGGCGGCGGGCTTATTATGGCAGACCATATATCATTTTCATGGGTGTATATGATAATGGCGGCATGCATGCTGCCGGGTGTCATTACTACACTGATCACGCCTGAACCTGCGAATCCTATGGGTACTCCCAAGAACATGCGTGATGCTGTGCTGAACCCGCTTATTGAATATTTCTCCAGAGAAGGGGCGTTGTGGATACTGGCATTTATTCTCTTTTATAAGCTCGGAGATACGATGGCTAGCGCTATGACAACGCCTTTTTATTTAGACATCGGATTTTCAAAGACCGAGATCGGCACGATCGTTAAACTTTTTGGTTTCTGGGCAACGATAATCGGCAGTCTCATAGGCGGGATAACTATGCTGCGCCTTGGTATAAACCGTTCACTCTGGATCTTCGGTTTTTTTCAGGCGATATCCACCGCAGGGTTTGCTCTTCTTGCGCAGATCGGCCACAGCCTTCCCGCACTTGCCGGGGTCATAGTCTTTGAAAACCTGAGCGGCGGCATGGGAACCGCTGCGTATGTCGCGTTTATGGGGAGCATAACAAACAAAAAATTTACTGCCACGCAATATGCGTTATTGAGCAGCCTTATGGGAGTGCCCAGGGTTATAGCCTCAGCGCCAACAGGTTATCTTGCCAAGTATATGGGCTGGGAGTTGTTTTTTATCGCCTGTACGCTGATTGCAATACCAGGCATGCTTCTCCTTTTAAAGTTTGCCCCATGGAGTCCCAATGAAAGCGTTAAAACAGTTTAA